A DNA window from Leishmania donovani BPK282A1 complete genome, chromosome 25 contains the following coding sequences:
- a CDS encoding transcription factor, putative yields the protein MSSCTHPTSALFVDRQSGRTTCTLCGDVVMSDQYELDPIFAQSGRQPASGGGLRGLAGSFRPATSHTGTNTSMTHSHSRPTIDKARREMLNISRQLEISEDTVERALGIYKVALNLNAVSGTRPSVLCACLYAACRRERTSHVIYDFSEVNGEDPHTILSQMKYICHATHTEVPVIDPSCYVQRFAEQMDLGPQTTDVVVCALKVLRAMQDDWISCGRRPMGVCAAALLVACYVFGISRTPEQVCGMVRLTSNTIGKRLTEFAATPTARLENIDDYQPSHETLPPAFNDSSRKSTEEDVHASMRELSAIFYELVSEAKTSQPATPERCDKWRRFIMKHCELEGITPLEENLDLKGLSPAQQLHILGLPHTKPIPLEEVVRSVKREEHRLLVKRETSLQNGSDAGGSMGGARQGAAAGLLNDADVSSNGIPLYLLPDESLVSSLAKASPAVGYANDGGMHSAPAAVGAAAMDSPEQLRWMTDEYTRLLNSNAEVMHLRNDFDFADEDDANGVGGNSGGGAVALPVSHPTQNQSFSCGLSQLRGGSPPPGTPAEKDPFGFFDRDDEGVRLALEEILYDRERRHALPWEFLVLPRVEEDDCTDILPYLVLDNEERLRRERIGVSLYGEKWKRGRARTDEEIQKLEEARASKRRRRSVIAEPAVDVPTAMERALRGRGAGTVNISQIDELLPGMLEGLEDEPHADWD from the coding sequence ATGTCGAGCTGCACCCATCCCACCTCTGCCCTCTTCGTGGATCGGCAGAGTGGGCGCACGACGTGCACCCTCTGCGGCGATGTCGTCATGAGCGACCAGTACGAGCTAGACCCTATCTTCGCCCAGAGCGGCCGACAGccggcgagcggcggcggccttcgcGGTCTTGCCGGCAGCTTCCGCCCCGCCACCTCGCATACGGGCACCAACACGAGCATGACCCACTCTCACTCCCGCCCCACCATCGACAAGGCTCGCCGAGAGATGCTGAACATCAGCCGGCAGCTCGAGATCAGCGAAGATACGGTGGAGCGTGCCCTCGGCATATACAAGGTGGCACTCAACCTGAACGCGGTCTCCGGCACACGGCCAAGTGTGCTATGCGCTTGCCTTTACGCAGCCTGCCGGCGTGAGCGCACGTCGCACGTTATCTACGACTTCTCCGAGGTCAACGGCGAGGACCCGCACACGATCTTGTCGCAAATGAAGTACATCTGCCACGCCACCCACACTGAGGTACCCGTGATCGACCCGTCGTGCTACGTGCAGCGGTTTGCCGAACAGATGGACCTCGGACCGCAGACGACGGACGTGGTTGTCTGCGCTCTCAAGGTGCTGCGTGCTATGCAGGATGACTGGATTAGCTGTGGCAGGCGACCGatgggtgtgtgcgctgctgctctgcttgTGGCGTGCTACGTCTTTGGCATTTCACGCACCCCGGAGCAGGTGTGCGGGATGGTGCGACTCACGTCCAACACAATCGGCAAGCGCCTGACCGAGTTTGCGGCGACGCCAACGGCGCGTCTGGAGAACATCGACGACTATCAGCCGTCGCACGAGACCTTGCCGCCAGCCTTCAATGACTCGAGCCGCAAATccaccgaggaggacgtgCACGCGAGTATGCGGGAGCTGTCGGCCATCTTCTACGAGCTTGTCTCCGAGGCGAAGACGTCGCAGCCCGCAACGCCGGAACGGTGTGACAAGTGGCGCCGCTTCATCATGAAGCACTGCGAGCTGGAGGGCATCacgccgctggaggagaaTTTGGATTTGAAAGGGCtgtcgccggcgcagcagctgcacattTTGGGTCTGCCGCACACGAAGCCCAtcccgctggaggaggtggtgcgcagTGTTAAAAGGGAGGagcatcgcctcctcgtcaAGCGTGAGACGTCTCTTCagaacggcagcgacgcgggCGGCAGCATGGGTGGTGCCCGGCAGGGGGCAGCCGCGGGGCTGCTGAACGATGCCGATGTGTCGTCCAATGGTATTCCTCTTTATCTGCTGCCCGACGAGTCGTTGGTGTCCTCGCTTGCAAAGgcgtcgccagcggtggGGTACGCCAACGACGGAGGTATGCACTCTGCGCCGGCCGccgttggcgccgccgcgatggattcgccggagcagctgcggtggaTGACGGACGAGTACACGCGGCTGCTGAACAGCAATGCGGAAGTGATGCACCTGCGCAACGACTTCGACTTTGCTGACGAGGATGACGCCAACGGGGTTGGTGGCAACtctggaggcggcgcggtggCCCTGCCTGTCAGTCACCCTACTCAGAACCAGTCCTTCAGCTGCGGGCTCTCGCAGctacgcggcggcagccccCCGCCGGGAACCCCTGCAGAAAAGGATCCATTCGGGTTCTTTgaccgcgacgacgagggGGTCCGTCTAGCGCTGGAGGAGATTCTCTACGACCGCGAGCGGCGACACGCCCTGCCGTGGGAGTTCCTTGTGCTGCCGCGGGTCGAGGAGGATGACTGCACGGACATCCTGCCCTACCTCGTGCTGGACAACGAGGAGCGCCTCCGACGCGAGCGCATCGGCGTCTCCCTCTACGGCGAAAAATGGAAGCGCGGGCGCGCACGGACGGATGAGGAAATCCAaaagctggaggaggcgcgggcctcgaagcggcgccggcgcagcgttATTGCCGAGCCCGCGGTCGACGTACCAACGGCGATGGAGCGCGCGttgcgcggccgcggcgctggcacggTGAACATCTCCCAAATTGATGAGCTACTTCCTGGCATGTTGGAGGGCCTCGAGGATGAGCCGCACGCGGACTGGGACTGA